Proteins from one Embleya scabrispora genomic window:
- a CDS encoding TadE family protein, with amino-acid sequence MSISMAIIFPVFILVLLSVIQVCLWWYAREVALQAAQEGVEVGRSTKGDFGKAEERGRNVVKDLGGGMLKDPKVIPDRRTEGRIRVTVRGTSLSIVPGIGSLTITQHADGVVEQWTSSG; translated from the coding sequence ATGTCCATTTCGATGGCGATCATCTTCCCCGTGTTCATTCTCGTGCTCTTGTCGGTGATCCAGGTCTGCCTGTGGTGGTACGCCCGGGAAGTGGCGTTGCAGGCGGCTCAGGAGGGCGTCGAGGTGGGGCGCTCGACAAAGGGGGACTTCGGGAAGGCGGAAGAGCGCGGCCGGAATGTGGTCAAGGACCTCGGTGGGGGAATGCTCAAGGATCCGAAGGTGATTCCGGATCGACGGACCGAGGGGCGGATCCGGGTGACCGTTCGGGGTACGTCGTTGTCGATAGTGCCCGGGATCGGGAGTCTGACCATCACCCAGCACGCGGACGGCGTCGTCGAGCAGTGGACGAGTTCGGGCTGA